The following are from one region of the Rosettibacter firmus genome:
- the pheS gene encoding phenylalanine--tRNA ligase subunit alpha, whose amino-acid sequence MIDKISQTRTDFDNDLNKISNLQSLEEFRIKYLSRKGIIPQLFDAFKEISKEEKRIVGQALNELKNYAQAKYEELKSKLEAEEKTKKELSLDVTLPGRIKTLGSKHLITQTLDEIKSIFKSLGFSVYEGPELESDYNNFEALNFPADHPARDMQDTFFINQNFLLRTHTSPVQIRLMKEKKPPIRAIMPGKVYRNEVISAKSYCLFHQVEGLYVDKDVTFAELKGTLVAFLKQFFGKDVRYRFRASFFPFTEPSAEMDVWWQPKGKEGRWLEVLGCGMVDPNVLINVGIDPEEYVGYAFGMGIERTAMRKYGIDDIRILFDSDIRFLTQF is encoded by the coding sequence ATGATCGATAAAATATCTCAAACCCGAACTGATTTTGATAATGATTTAAATAAAATCTCTAATCTTCAATCACTTGAAGAATTTCGTATCAAGTATCTAAGTCGTAAAGGAATAATACCACAACTTTTCGATGCATTTAAAGAAATTTCAAAAGAAGAAAAAAGAATTGTTGGCCAGGCTCTCAATGAATTAAAAAATTATGCTCAAGCAAAATATGAAGAACTAAAATCAAAATTAGAAGCTGAAGAAAAAACTAAAAAAGAATTATCGCTTGATGTTACACTCCCAGGAAGAATTAAAACTCTAGGAAGCAAACATTTAATTACTCAAACACTTGATGAAATTAAATCAATATTTAAAAGTCTTGGATTCTCTGTTTACGAAGGACCTGAATTAGAATCTGATTATAATAATTTCGAAGCATTAAACTTTCCCGCAGATCATCCTGCAAGAGATATGCAGGATACATTTTTTATTAATCAAAATTTTCTTCTAAGAACACATACTTCACCTGTTCAAATTAGATTAATGAAAGAAAAGAAACCTCCTATTCGAGCTATAATGCCAGGTAAAGTTTATCGTAATGAAGTAATAAGTGCAAAAAGTTATTGTTTGTTTCATCAGGTTGAAGGCTTATATGTTGATAAAGATGTTACATTTGCAGAACTGAAAGGAACTCTTGTTGCCTTTCTTAAACAATTTTTTGGTAAAGATGTAAGATATCGCTTTCGTGCAAGTTTCTTCCCATTTACAGAACCAAGTGCAGAAATGGATGTATGGTGGCAACCTAAGGGAAAAGAAGGAAGATGGCTCGAAGTTCTTGGTTGTGGTATGGTCGATCCAAATGTTTTAATTAATGTAGGTATCGATCCAGAAGAATATGTAGGTTATGCATTTGGTATGGGAATCGAAAGAACTGCTATGAGAAAATATGGCATCGATGATATAAGAATTCTTTTTGATAGCGATATACGATTTCTTACGCAATTCTAA